The Oryza glaberrima chromosome 5, OglaRS2, whole genome shotgun sequence DNA segment ggaggagaaaagatatactccctcatACATTTTTagtaaaagtttaaaaaatatcaatcaatttaaaattgatgttaccaataaactatcaaaatatgcaattatttttatttaaaatatcttatttctatatatattattgatcAAAATAACATGTAAAGATTACATCTAAGtctgaaaatatttatattttagaacggaggaagtaaagaaagaaaaaaaattgaaagaaaaggaaaatgaaaaaggaagagaagacaAGGAAGTAGTGGGGGGAGGAAAGAAAGAGACAAGGAAACGAAATGGAGTTGGAggccgaggcgaggcgaggtcaCCTGCGCCCTACAAAAGCGGGGGGCACACCCCGCAACCCCGCACACCCgctctctcctctcatctcctcctcctgtgttcgtgttcttcttcttcttgttgcagCGCTTAACCAACCCATCATTAGCGACcaaacctctctccctctccccctctgactaatcaaaattaaacaatttcgATCTCCACCTTCCTCTTCTTGATTCCAGTTCCACCAGAGAGAGACAGGGTCTTCTCTAATCCATGTGGTGGTTGTTGGTCTCGCTtgcttcgtcttcgtcttcgtcttcctcttctCGCACCTAGTcccgcctcgtcgcctcctccggagACCGGAGCCGGACGGGACGGttgccggcgagcggcggtcgCTTTCTTCTCTCGGCCCTACTCACGGTCAGTGATTGGCTCCCTTCCTTCCTGGTGCTCTATTGATCCTTTGTGGGGGAAAAAAGGCTTCGATTTGGGGGGCATGTTCTTGCCTTTTTCCTGTTTTGGGGGAGACGAGACGgatttcaatatatttttttaatctggGGGGATTATGTGTGGAAAAGATTGTTCCTCGTTTATCTGGGTAGTATTTGGAGGGTCCTATGGGGATATTCTTTGTAAAGCTGGGATTTTTAGGTGGTAAAATAATGTTGATATACTTTCAGAAAGAATATACTGCAGAAAGTTTTTCAGAGATAACAGATAAGATTAGGCCGTCCTTAATCTCCTTTCTTTGCGTCTGTTCCCTCCAACTAGGATGGAAAAGAATGGCGGATTGATTAGTCAGAAACTGGCTGCTGAATACTCTgagatttcatttcatttcagcCTCTGTTGATTCCTCATGGCTGTCTCTAACTTCTTCTTTGCTTGTGCTTCCGATTTCTTTGGCGGTAAATAGCCTCCACGATTCTCTGGTCAACGAGGTATTAAAACTTAAAAGGGCTTTTGTCTCAGGTTGACCCGAGCCATGATTCGCCCCCCTCCCATGCTTTGCAAACAAGATATGATACGCAGTGCTGGTACAATTCAGAGCATATGTTCTTTCCTCTTTTGCTTTGTTTCAGACAGCAACTTTTAGCAGCCACGCCTCTCAcaagttgataaaaaaaaattttgtgttgCTCTCCTACTACTCATCACTTTCTAGTGcgatatagtagtagtagtaggagtatatGCTAGCACTATCCACAGTTTAGCACACAGATTGGTGGCACCTGGGCAGATATAAAAGCTTCACATTTTTATCAATGTCTGCGCAGTTATATTGTCGATTTGATTccttttatagatattactaGGTCAAGTCGTGTCGCAATTACTCCCCCCCTTTCCTCCATTGTAGGGTGTTCCTGTTTAGTCCGCGGGGGATGCTGCTCCCTGAGCCTGTGTGTGTCtcttgatttttctttctttgctcgcacgcagcagcagcagcatgtttTGTGTCGGTGTTAAGGACCCTACATAAATAATTCATCAAATCAAGTATCTTTTGTCTGTTTTGGGGAATCTCCTTTGCGGTTCGTCCAAAATTTCGCGAAAGAAACAATTCTATATGACTGCTTTTGTCGAGAGGTTAGACATCACTGCTAGAGTAGTAGAGCAatgctacacgtactaaatttttcttactaaacttttactaacaatcatctcaaccgtttaATTTAAGTAGATGGAAGTTACAAAAAATCTAGATGCACTCGtagcatgacacatcagtgttagtaagaatttagtaagaaaaagttagtacgtaTAGCCTTTTCCAGAGTAGTACTAGCAGAGTGTTAGATTGTATCACCTGCTCGGGCAGTTGTAAATGGTATGGTGAGTTGGTGACTGGTTTTTACAGTTTTTTCATACTTGGGTTTATGGAGGATTTACTGTTATGGAAACCTGTAAAAAATGTTACATATATTGCTACTTTCTCATTTGGATTTCGGAtggctgttttttttatcattatgTTGGTAAAGTTTTGCATCAAGAATCTGAACCAGCTTAGCAATACTAATAGTAGATGGTTCAGTAAGCTGCTTCCATGTCCTTGCAACTTTGCAATGCTGGCAATTTTTTTCGAAAAAGAGCAAGGCTGGCAATATGTGTATAGCTTTTGTTTGGCAATATATGTTGCGATTCTAGCGCTGGTGGTATCTCAAGATCAGAAAAAGTGAGCATCAATGTCTTACTTTATTGGTTTTCTGACTGATTACATTAGTAAACGCTGTGTCCAAAAGTATAGAGTAATACTAgttatattttcttaattgtCAGTGACTCAGTATCCGCAGATGGTTTGTAAAGTGCCCTTATTTTTCATGGTCGTTAGCTTTAGTAGGTATATAGTGTACTCTTGATGGTTTATCCTTTTTTTCGCCCCTTTCTCCTTTGTCATCTGGGCGCACGTTGCTATGCAGTTTCATGAGATGGTTAGTGCGTATCCAACTATTCTGTCGGCAATAAAGTTCCACAATCTTCAAAATTTTCTACCATTCTGATGCCAACTCCTACTGCACTATCAGCTCTTGGTTTCCAGCTCAGTTAGTGGTTAGAAATTGCAGCCTACATGAAAAAGTAACTAATAGATTTTCTCGTCTCCACCTTTTATAGTTATTTGCAGTGACTCTTCTTCCAAACCAAGTGGTAAAGCCAGGATTCTACCATTACAATGACGATCTGCAGCTGTGAGGAGACGATCAATGAGTTTGAGATGTTAACGCGTGATGCTGCGCGTGTGCAGAAGGATACACTGAAAAAGATCCTTGAGATAAATGCTAGTGCTGAGTACCTGCAGAACTTTGGGCTTGGGGGGAGGACTGATGCCGAGAGCTACAAATCCTGCATCCCATTGTGTGTGCACAATGATATTGAGCCCTATATCCAGCGGATTGTTGATGGCGATACCTCACCAGTGGTCACTGGAGAACCCATCACCAACCTCTCTCTCAGGTACTGTACCCATTGCTTGAAATTTGTCACCTTATTATGCTTATCGTTTACTAGTTTATGATAATAAATGTTCATAGTCTGGCTTCTTCTGTGGCTTTCATACAGTTCCGGTACAACACACGGAAAGCCCAAGTTCATTCCATTCAATGATGAATTACTTGAGACCACACTTCAAATATACCGTACGTCTTACGCGTTTAGGAACCGGTAAGAATCTctgatttattattatttatgcTCAAGTAATGCTGCTTTTTCTGAATGTTCAACAAACTTTGATGATCAAGTTCAACATGAGTTATTGTTTTTATACACTGTTTTGCATGCTATTAACTTGTTGCTTCTTTGTGTATTTTTTACTCTGCATCCCAGAATATTAGAATAACCTTCTGTTTTGTGTTTACAGTGAATACCCTATTGGCCAAGGAAAAGCACTGCAGTTTGTTTATGGTAGCAAGCAAGTCATAACGAAAGGTGGCATTCTTGCAACAACTGCGACAACAAACTTGTATAGGAGACAGCGCTATAAGGAAGGCATGAAGGATATCCAGTCGCAGTGTTGCAGTCCTGATGAAGTTATCTTTGGCCCTGATTTCCACCAATCCTTGTACTGTCACTTGCTGTGTGGGTTAATATACTCAGAGGAGGTCCATTCAGTGTTCTCAACATTTGCTCACAGCCTAGTCCATGCATTCCAAACATTCGAGGAGGTTTGGGAAGATCTATGCACTGATATAAGAGACGGTGTTCTCTCAAAGAAAGTTACAGCACCATCAATTCGTGAGGCTGTTTCAAAAATCCTGAAGCCCAATCCTGAACTTGCTGACTCAATATACAAGAAGTGTATTGGTTTGAGCAATTGGTATGGAGTGATCCCAGCACTGTGGCCAAATGCAAAGTATGTGTATGGTATCATGACAGGATCCATGGAGCCATATCTGAAAAAATTAAGGCATTACGCAGGGAACTTGCCACTTATAAGTGCTGACTATGGCGCATCGGAAGGATGGGTTGGCTCTAACATAGACCCTACTGTGCCACCAGAGCAGGTGACATATGCTGTTCTCCCACAAGTTGGTTATTTTGAGTTCATTCCTTTGGAGAAACCAATAGGGGAGGAGACAGAAAACTCCGCCTCCATTCATTACATAGAATCAGATCCAGTTGGCTTGACTGAAGTTGAGGTCGGCAAAATCTATGAAGTTGTAATAACTAACTTTGCAGGTATATTCTCTCTTTTCTATCTATTCTGAATCTTAAATTGGGTTAAATCTCCATTATCTAGAAGTATAGCAATGAAAATTCTACAAAAAGCAAGGGGCAGCCATCCCTAGTTCTGCTTCTGGTGCTGTTATCTGGTCAGACATGATACCAACGGGATTTATCAGAAATAACTAGATAGGTTTGTGTGACATAttatttcaaaaaagaaatatttattaGTCTTTCCCCTTCAATCTTAAACCTCTTTTTGACAAGAGCTCCTTATTAtgtaaaaaacataaaaatcacACGGTTGCAATGTATACATCAATATTATTA contains these protein-coding regions:
- the LOC127773653 gene encoding jasmonoyl--L-amino acid synthetase GH3.5; its protein translation is MTICSCEETINEFEMLTRDAARVQKDTLKKILEINASAEYLQNFGLGGRTDAESYKSCIPLCVHNDIEPYIQRIVDGDTSPVVTGEPITNLSLSSGTTHGKPKFIPFNDELLETTLQIYRTSYAFRNREYPIGQGKALQFVYGSKQVITKGGILATTATTNLYRRQRYKEGMKDIQSQCCSPDEVIFGPDFHQSLYCHLLCGLIYSEEVHSVFSTFAHSLVHAFQTFEEVWEDLCTDIRDGVLSKKVTAPSIREAVSKILKPNPELADSIYKKCIGLSNWYGVIPALWPNAKYVYGIMTGSMEPYLKKLRHYAGNLPLISADYGASEGWVGSNIDPTVPPEQVTYAVLPQVGYFEFIPLEKPIGEETENSASIHYIESDPVGLTEVEVGKIYEVVITNFAGLYRYRLGDVVKIARFHNSTPELQFICRRSLVLSINIDKNTEKDLQLAVEEASKFLEGEKLEVVDFTSFVERSSDPGRYVIFWELSGDASDEVLSSCANALDLAFIDAGYTGSRKIKTIGPLELRILRKGTFKEILDHFLSLGGAVSQFKTPRFVNPSNSKVLQILSRNVTQSYFSTAYGF